TCTGGCTGGCATTGTGGCATTGAGCTGCTGGCTGCCTTTGCACCGGAACTTCCCCCAGGTGAGGGTTCCCAAAGACCCTCTCCTGCCTTTGGGTGTCCTTGAGGCTTGGGCATTGGGCTGCACTCTGGTTTTGCCCTGAGTTCTCTCCGGCCCACAGGCAGCCAACGGCAGTGCCAAGGACCTGGCCATCCTCCAGTGCCATGGGGAGCTAGACCCCATGGTGCCTGTACGGTTTGGGGCCCTGACGGCTGAGAAGCTCCGGTCAGTTGTCACACCTGCCAGGGTCCAGTTCAAGACATACCCAGGGGTCATGCACAGTTCCTGTCCTCAGGTCAGTGGGGGGCTTCCCATTCccacttctctccctcctccctccagcgGGAGCCTCAATTTCTCCTCACCCCCAGGAGATGGCGGCTGTGAAGGAATTTCTCGAGAAGTTGCTGCCTCCAGTCTAATCAGAGTTGCTGGCCCCCAGCTAACAGGGAACCCAGCAAGCAAGTGCGGCACCATCTTGGATCTGAGCCGGTTGAGCCcgttccctccctcctgccctgtcctctaaggcctggcctggccttggCCTCTTGGCTGTCTGCAGCAGGTGGGCTGCTTCCTTACCCTACTTCCCTGAAGGTGGCCCCCTGGCAGCAGTATTGGAGGGGAAGTAGGCAGCGGGATAAAGGGGCCCAGCTGCTGACCCACTCACTCAGGACCTCACTCACTAGCCCCGCTTTGGGCCCCCTCCTGCGACCTCAGGGTTTGGCCCATGGGGCCCTTGCAGGCCCCAGCCCAACGATTGCCGGATAATCCCGTGTCTCCTGCCTCACTGCAGCTGCTTCTCAATCATGAATGTGTCCGTGGCCCGGGCCCCTTGCTGCTGTGGCTGCCTGCCCCTGGGCAGGGGTGTTGGTGAGGAGTTGGGAGCCTTCCCACAGCCATCCCCCCACTTGGGGGCTGGGCCCTGCCTCCCCATTACCCTCCTCCCTTGCAGGCCTGGAGCCTGCAGGGTTGGACTGAGGCTCAAGGTCTCCCCTGGCTGTCTCACCCTCACTGCATCCCCACTCTAGGGCCAGGGAGGTGGTGGGGGAGGAGTCGTGTCTCGTCTTCTGTCTCCATGTGGTTTTGGGTGTTTTTCTTGTTGTGCCCTGGAttccaataaaattaaagaaattgctTCCTCAACTCTTGGTCCTGGCTGATTCCATGCAGGGGGTGCAGAGTGACCATCTGCAAGATGCTGCTCCAgtgtaagaaaacatttttttattttaaatactttggaaAGCTCCCTCATAGCTATAGAAGTCAGTGCCTGGGAGGGTGTGGTCCCGAGCCCTGCCTCCTCACCGACTGGTGGTGGTCCTGATGAGTTCCTGACCCCTGCAGGAGATAAGCAGTAGAGACCCCAGCTCCTGGTCAGTGGAGCTCTTGGCCTCCTGCCTGGTGGGCTGAGTGGGCCCAGCCTGGGTTTGAGGTAGGGGCAGCCTTGGCTTGGCCCCAGAGGTCTGGGGTGCTGGGGTCCTGCCAGAGGCCGTAGAGCAGGCAGTTGTGTCTCTTCCTTCTCTGGTCCATGGTAGGGGAGGGTCATCAGGCCTGTGCACCAAAGCCTGAAGGATTTTGCTTCTGCCAGCGCCACAGATCTTCACCTGGGACAGACAAGGTGATGATCAGAACCTGCGCTGAAGGCGGTCCAGGATGGGAGCCCAGACCTGGTTCACTCCTTGTAGCCCCCTTTTCTTCTGGGTCAGGCCAGCACTCACACATCCTGTCCAGCCCCAGGGCCGCTGTCCAGCCCAGCTCCTCCTGGGCCAAGCTGGGGTTGGCATAACAGGCAGCCACATCGCCTTCCCGCCGTGCCACCACCTTGTACGGGATCTGCAAGAGAGGAGGCAGGCTTAGCTGAGCTGACCCTGGGCCTTGCCCACGCATTGCTGGTCAGGGCCACTTATAGATAGTTAGCGCCGGGTGTGAGGCAGGCTGAGACGGGCGTGTGCGCTGGGCAGGCGGGTGGGAAGGGCCGGGCCTTCTGTGGCTGATGGGGCAGGGTAGAGTGGCACCCACCTTCTTCCCTGAGGCCTTCTCCATGGCTTGGACCATCTGCAGCACTGAGTAGCCAGTGCCTGTGCCCAGGTTGTAGATCTGCCAGGAGAACAGGGTTTGTGGAAGTGGCTGGACTCTCCACCCCTCTGGGGCCCATTTACCTAGGGTTCCCTGGCCGTCCCTCCCTGGCTTCTCCCTACCCGGCAGCCACACTGCTCCTTCAGCTTCTTCAGGGCAGCAATGTGGCCTTTGGCCAGATCCACCACGTGGATATAATCCCGGACGCCTGCAGAGGAGGAGGCGGTTGAGGGGAGTTCGTCCCACTTGGATCTCCTTAGGGGCTCCTACTCCTGAGTCCACCTGGTCCTAGGCTCACCTGTGCCATCCTCTGTATCATAGTCATTGCCAAAGACATTCAGGGCCTCCCGTCGCCCGATTGCCACCTAGGGTCAGAGGTTAGGTCAGCTCTTTCCAGCCTGGCACCAGCTGTGGTACCCCTAGGCCACTCCTGACCCTACTCCCTACCCTTACCTGGGAGACATAAGGCATGAGGTTGTTGGGAATGCCCTGGGGGTCCTCGCCAATGCAGCCAGAGGCATGGGCACCGGTGGGGTTGAAGTACCGCAGCAGCACCGCATTCCAGGCCTGCGGGACACAAGTCAGGTGATGGGGACGGGGACACAGCAGCACGTCCCAGCTGAGTCCAGAGCCCTCCACCTTACACCTATGGCTGTCCTCTGTGGTCCCTAGAAATGGACAGTGCCGTGACCTAGCGCAAGTCACTGCTgcttctgagcctcagcttctccTCAGGATGGGGCGTCCTCGGGTCCCCATCCTCAGGCTCAAGGGAGAAGTCAGTCAAtgagcagagctggggctggggcaaggGGCCCTCACCTTGTCTGCCCGGCACAGGTCCCGGATCATCTCCTCGATGAAGAACTTGGACTTGCCGTAGGGGTTGGTACAGCCCCCCGTGGGGTGGGACTCGTCCAGAGGCAGGTACTGAGGGTTCCCGTACACAGTGGCTGAGCTGCTGAACACCAGGTTCTTCACCCCATGGGCCCTCATGATCTGGCCATGGAGGGAGGTGTCAGTGGCCTGTGCCTCACATATTAGGCCCCTCTTTCTGTGACATTGGAAGGGCAGGGCTGCACTTATGGGCACTCTCATTTCCAGAGGGGGAAGGCATGGAGGGCAGAGGATGGGAGGAAAAAAGACAAGTTCAAGATGACACAGATTGAGCCTGTCTGATTCCCACACAGGCCCTTACCCACAGGGGCTGGCACTTCCAGCCAGACTTCAGCCTGGCTCTGGGCTCTCTTGGGGTCTCTGTCCCTCCCCTAGACCCCTTACCTCCAGAAGCTGGATGGTCCCTGTCAAGTTAACTCTGTAATAATCCAGAGGCTTCTGCACCGACTCGCCCACAGCCTTGAGCCCCGCAAAGTGGATGACAGCCTTAAAGCTGTGCTGCAGGGGCAGAGCCAGGGTCAGAGGTGGCTTTGTAGGCCAAGCCTTTGGCAGTGCTCCCGCCCCCTGCCCACCTGCACCCACCTTTTTGAAGAGGCGCTGCAGGGCTGCCTGGTCCAAGATGTCCATCTCCTCAAACTCCACAGGGTGGCCTGTCAACTCCTGTACCCGTCGTAGGCTTTCGGGCATGGAGCCCCCTCCTGGTGGGGCACATGGAAGCCATCAAGATCAGGAGATGCGGTTCTGGAACCCAGGATTTCCCTTCTCCATCCCTCCAGAAACTCGGCCCCACCGCCCATGCTCACCACGGATGGCATTATGAAAGTTGTCGATGACCACGGGGGAGTAGCCCGCCTCCAGCAGCTCCAGCACCGTGTGGCTGCCGATGTAGCCGGCACCGCCAGTTACCAGCACCTTCTCTGCCATTGCACCTGGTCCAGGACACAAATTCTCAGGTGGCTGAAGCTGCTTGCTCAGCCCCTGCCTCTTCAACAGGAGCTGGCCTCTGGCTAACCTTAGGGAGAGGCAGTTCTGTGTCCTAGTTACGAGGATAGCTTTGGAGTCAACTCTGGTTCAAATCTGAGTACTGTCACTTTCTGACCTTGGGCTTTTAAGATCACCTACCCCTCTTGGTGGCAGTTTTCATCTCTAGAGGACAGAGTTAATAGTTGTACACACAGAATGGGGTAGGGAGGGTCCAATGAGGTGACTTTAAACACATGCCACATGGTACAGGAGGAGGGAGACAGACCCAAGGCTACCATATTTTCTAGTTCCAATTGATCCAGAACTCTGAGGGTCCACACTTTCCTCTTCAATGTCTGGGGACAGGCCAGTCCTGGGCAGAAGAGAATATGGCAGCAGGACTGGAATCCAGGATCCCAGGCAGGTAGGTGTTCTGTCCATTCAGACTCAGGCCTCCTGTGCCTCTGCCATAGCTAAGTGTCAACTGACTCCTTTGTAACTAATACCTCCTGCTTTAGGCAGCCCCTTCCCTATCCTTTCCTCAAGGATCAGCCGGGAGGAAACAGGAAATATATCAGATGACCTTAAAGGTGGGATCCTTTACCAGGAAGACTAAGCCCAGTTTGGACGGCAGCACCTGCAGTCCTGGAGTGGGAtccaccccacccagccccaccccagggtAGAGCCAGGCTGGCTCAACCTCAGCCCTGCCAGGGTCAGCCCAGTCACTCCAGGCTTGAGCTGCAGAGCCCGCCCAACTTTAGGCAGTGCTGGGTGGGCCAGTGTAGACGTGGACTTGGCCCAGTCCCCACTGCCAGGTGTGCATCCCCGCCCTGAACAAACTTCAGGcggagggggaggggccggaggaAGCCCCAGACACTAAGGCCTTTCATTCCAGCGACTTGGCCCGCTGCCGCCTTCCTCCAGGCTGCCTCGAACCCCTCTGGGCTCATCGAGCTCCCACCCACTTGACAGCGCCCGCTGTGTGCCAGGCTCGGTACCAGGCACTTCTGCGTTATTTTCCTGAATTCTCCCCGCATCCTGCCGAGGCAGGTGTTATGACTGGCACTTTACAGAGAAACCTACTAGTGAGAGACGGGGAGTACCGAGCCTACGGTCTCACCCTAGTGACACCCGGGCTGGAATTCGCATCTCCAGGCTCCAGGCTCGCA
This sequence is a window from Marmota flaviventris isolate mMarFla1 chromosome 10, mMarFla1.hap1, whole genome shotgun sequence. Protein-coding genes within it:
- the Gale gene encoding UDP-glucose 4-epimerase gives rise to the protein MAEKVLVTGGAGYIGSHTVLELLEAGYSPVVIDNFHNAIRGGGSMPESLRRVQELTGHPVEFEEMDILDQAALQRLFKKHSFKAVIHFAGLKAVGESVQKPLDYYRVNLTGTIQLLEIMRAHGVKNLVFSSSATVYGNPQYLPLDESHPTGGCTNPYGKSKFFIEEMIRDLCRADKAWNAVLLRYFNPTGAHASGCIGEDPQGIPNNLMPYVSQVAIGRREALNVFGNDYDTEDGTGVRDYIHVVDLAKGHIAALKKLKEQCGCRIYNLGTGTGYSVLQMVQAMEKASGKKIPYKVVARREGDVAACYANPSLAQEELGWTAALGLDRMCEDLWRWQKQNPSGFGAQA